One segment of Castanea sativa cultivar Marrone di Chiusa Pesio chromosome 3, ASM4071231v1 DNA contains the following:
- the LOC142629649 gene encoding chaperone protein dnaJ 16, which produces MPANRSKSENHDAAAKPVRRDPYEVLGVSKNCADQEIKSAYRRMALKYHPDKNANDPKAADMFKEVTFSYNILSDPDKRRQYDTAGFEAVESENQELELDLSSLGTVNTMFAALFSKLGVPIKTTVSATVLEEALNNLVTVLPLPMGQPISKKVEKQCAHFYSVRITEEEARSGFVCRVQSSDKSKFKLLYFDREENNGLSLALQEDSAKTGKVTSAGMYFLGFPVYRLDQTMNSVAASKDPDAAFFKKLDGFQPCEITELKAGDHVFAVYGDNFFRSANYTIEALCAAPYKEEKEYLRAVETQILTKRVEISKFETEYREVLAQFTEMTSRYAQEMQAIDELLKQRNEIHASYTSAPPMKRSRSKSRGSFKEAKEDGQVKDKKSTMRDRPKKKKWYNIHLKVEKRKPC; this is translated from the exons ATGCCGGCGAACCGATCGAAATCTGAGAATCACGATGCGGCGGCGAAGCCTGTACGGCGGGACCCGTACGAAGTGCTCGGTGTCTCCAAGAACTGCGCGgatcaagaaatcaaaagcGCTTACCGAAGAATGGCTCTCAA GTACCATCCTGACAAGAATGCAAATGATCCTAAAGCAGCTGATATGTTTAAGGAGGTCACCTTTTCCTATAATATCTTGTCTGACCCAGACAAACGGCGTCAGTATGACACAGCCGGTTTTGAG GCTGTTGAATCAGAAAACCAAGAATTGGAGCTAGACCTTTCAAGTTTAGGAACTGTGAACACCATGTTTGCTGCACTTTTTag TAAACTTGGTGTGCCAATCAAGACCACTGTATCAGCAACAGTCTTAGAGGAGGCACTTAACAATTTGGTCACTGTTCTTCCACTACCAATGGGGCAACCTATATCTAAGAAG GTTGAGAAGCAATGTGCTCACTTCTATTCTGTCAGGATAACAGAAGAGGAAGCACGATCTGGATTTGTATGTCGAGTGCAATCATCTGACAAAAGCAAGTTCAAG TTGTTGTATTTTGATCGGGAAGAGAATAACGGCTTAAGCCTAGCGCTGCAG GAGGACAGTGCCAAAACAGGGAAGGTTACATCTGCTGGAATGTACTTTCTTGGTTTTCCTGTTTATCGGTTGGATCAAACAATGAATTCG GTGGCTGCTTCAAAAGATCCAGATGCTGCCTTCTTCAAAAAGTTGGATGGATTTCAGCCATGTGAAATAACTGAATTGAAGGCTGGCGACCATGTCTTTGCTGTTTATG GTGACAACTTTTTTAGAAGTGCAAACTACACCATAGAGGCTCTCTGTGCTGCACcttataaagaagaaaaggagtATCTTAGAGCTGTAGAAACtcaaattctaacaaaaagaGTGGAAATATCAAAGTTTGAAACTGAATACCGAGAG GTTCTGGCACAATTTACAGAGATGACCAGTAGATATGCACAGGAAATGCAAGCA ATTGATGAGCTTCTCAAGCAACGGAATGAAATACATGCATCGTACACAAGTGCTCCTCCAATGAAGCGGAGTAGGAGCAAGAGCAGAGGTTCCTTCAAGGAGGCCAAAGAAGATGGCCAAGTGAAAGACAAGAAATCTACAATGAGGGATAGgcctaagaagaagaaatggtACAATATCCACTTGAAGGTTGAAAAGAGAAAACCTTGCTGA
- the LOC142627591 gene encoding uncharacterized protein LOC142627591 — MLVSRIFGRTLFAAAKSETYSATAAATSVVRNPLQDFFEADRSVDDDKPVVYGRSWKAPELRLKSWDDLNKLWYVLLKEKNMLMTQRQMLHSQNLRFPNPERIPKVRKSMCRIKQVLTERAIEEPDPRRSAEMKRMTNAL; from the exons atgttaGTGTCAAGAATTTTTGGGAGAACACTGTTTGCTGCTGCTAAATCAGAAACGTATTCTGCAACAGCTGCGGCGACTTCTGTAGTGAGGAACCCTCTGCAAGATTTCTTTGAGGCTGATAGGAGCGTAGATGATGACAAACCTGTTGTCTATG GTCGTAGTTGGAAGGCTCCTGAACTGCGACTGAAGTCTTGGGATGATCTTAATAAGCTGTGGTATGTCCTGTTAAAGGAGAAAAACATGCTGATGACTCAACGCCAGATGCTTCATTCACAAAATCTACGGTTTCCTAACCCAGAGCGCATTCCTAAG GTGAGGAAGTCAATGTGCCGTATCAAGCAAGTACTCACTGAGAGAGCAATTGAAGAACCGGACCCCAGGAGGTCAGCTGAGATGAAGAGGATGACAAATGCTCTGTGA